One Drosophila willistoni isolate 14030-0811.24 chromosome XL unlocalized genomic scaffold, UCI_dwil_1.1 Seg142, whole genome shotgun sequence genomic region harbors:
- the LOC6644703 gene encoding uncharacterized protein LOC6644703: MSKIPPIVPTKAKNYRLSETATATVAASATTIVEPVAPMPTLTSPMAYRTRRAVVESYKGSQSPSDDALLPMPPHNQALSPGAMIELVQTKLGIKNIVQKALGLLKRTV; this comes from the exons ATG TCCAAAATCCCACCGATTGTGCCAACAAAGGCCAAAAACTATCGTCTGAGCgagacagcaacagcaacagtgGCTGCCAGTGCAACAACCATTGTCGAGCCAGTTGCCCCGATGCCAACATTGACCTCACCCATGGCCTATCGTACACGCCGTGCTGTTGTCGAGTCCTACAAAGGATCTCAATCGCCATCGGACGATGCCTTGCTGCCAATGCCGCCGCACAACCAAGCCTTGAGCCCGGGAGCTATGATCGAGTTGGTCCAAACCAAATTGGGCATCAAGAATATCGTGCAGAAGGCTCTGGGACTTCTAAAGCGCACCGTTTag
- the LOC6644860 gene encoding uncharacterized protein LOC6644860, whose translation MQRSSTPILYCFCMRPYLQQIVKTLHGDQMRRAASSKGGSSKGDNPLGKRMTSMRSSQSQSRSRPSPSSSSASMGSISSALSSKDNGLSFKTLSSGRLSDEQIFFQSRSRKDLQARITREENMWRDPNQMDTKWLNPRDPTRYKPNFKNTEPDSLRKQFMRSPDERSRDVMSRDWENAVKAYRDNQRQSMYAQSTASKTSVKGAAGGKKTQRRTDKLQDRRNFTKKE comes from the coding sequence ATGCAACGATCATCGACTCCGATCCTGTATTGTTTCTGCATGCGTCCATATCTGCAGCAGATTGTGAAGACACTCCATGGCGATCAGATGCGAAGAGCGGCCTCATCGAAGGGGGGCAGCAGCAAGGGCGACAACCCTCTTGGCAAAAGAATGACATCGATGCGGTCATCACAATCACAATCACGATCACgaccatcaccatcatcatcatcggcaTCGATGGGCAGCATTAGCAGTGCTTTGAGCAGCAAAGACAACGGCCTCAGTTTCAAGACATTGTCATCCGGACGCTTGAGCGACGAACAAATCTTTTTCCAGTCTCGCTCGCGCAAAGATTTACAGGCACGAATCACGCGGGAAGAGAACATGTGGCGGGATCCAAATCAAATGGACACCAAGTGGCTCAATCCGCGTGATCCTACACGCTACAAACCAAATTTCAAGAATACTGAGCCGGATTCTTTGCGGAAGCAGTTCATGCGAAGTCCCGACGAACGCTCCCGTGATGTGATGAGCCGTGACTGGGAGAATGCTGTCAAGGCTTATCGTGATAATCAGCGGCAAAGTATGTATGCTCAATCAACCGCCTCGAAGACCTCTGTGAAGGGAGCAGCTGGTGGTAAAAAAACTCAGCGAAGGACAGACAAATTACAGGATCGCAGAAATTTTACCAAGAAAGAGTAG
- the LOC111518904 gene encoding uncharacterized protein LOC111518904: MSMSKLSNTRIILGTMTTNIINRSQPIRQHMSKPKILKIFKQQSATYIVVHASRASAAALEDMDEWEMPVPTEMPKKSTLCLPPKRTEQDQCRICKAQSKEAVKNLFNHELPKVQRLPFRPMPAVNGNVSSRRFANAEELLKVMDKPQQLAEEVINLDLQLSWEKATNKKLTAGCKDLLSELALKQRVQRGK, encoded by the coding sequence ATGTCGATGTCAAAGTTGTCGAACACTCGTATAATATTGGGAACAATGACAACAAACATAATCAATAGAAGTCAACCAATTCGCCAACACATGTCGAAGCCGAAGATTTTGAAGATTTTCAAACAGCAGTCGGCCACTTACATTGTCGTCCATGCTTCGCGGGCCTCAGCCGCCGCCCTAGAGGACATGGATGAGTGGGAAATGCCTGTGCCGACAGAGATGCCTAAGAAGAGCACACTGTGTTTGCCCCCGAAACGCACTGAACAGGACCAGTGCAGGATTTGCAAGGCCCAGAGTAAGGAGGCTGTGAAGAATCTTTTCAATCATGAACTTCCCAAGGTGCAACGTCTGCCCTTCCGCCCGATGCCGGCCGTCAATGGCAATGTCTCAAGCCGCCGCTTTGCCAATGCCGAGGAGCTGCTGAAGGTCATGGATAAACCCCAACAGTTGGCAGAAGAGGTAATCAACTTGGACCTCCAATTGTCCTGGGAAAAGGCTACGAACAAGAAGCTAACGGCGGGCTGTAAAGATTTACTTTCAGAGTTGGCTTTGAAACAACGAGTCCAAAGAGGAAAATAA